Proteins co-encoded in one Prunus persica cultivar Lovell chromosome G6, Prunus_persica_NCBIv2, whole genome shotgun sequence genomic window:
- the LOC18774242 gene encoding arginine biosynthesis bifunctional protein ArgJ, chloroplastic translates to MYVCVPQYVSIKFPAIPRFGSSRRDFKLPAISMTASEVTNHIPPAPIFLPQGPWKQIPGGVTAAEGFKAAGLFGGLRAKGDKPDLALVTCDVDATSAGAFTTNVVAAAPVLYCKTVLNTSKTARAVLINAGQANAATGDAGYQDVIESVSSLAKLLQMKPEEVLIESTGVIGQRIKKAALLKSLPKLVNSLSASTEGADAAAVAITTTDLVSKSVAIQSQVGGTDIRIGGMAKGSGMIHPNMATMLGVITTDAMVSSDVWRKMVQVAVNRSFNQITVDGDTSTNDTVIALASGLSGSTKISSYNSNQAVQLQAGLDVVMQGLAKSIAWDGEGATCLIEVTVTGADSEPEAAKIARSVASSSLVKAAVYGRDPNWGRIAAAAGYAGISFDQTKLRVLLGDILLMDGGEPQLFDRRAASDYLKKAGEIHGTVVINVSVGDGPGRGQAWGCDLSYDYVKINAEYTT, encoded by the exons ATGTATGTATGCGTTCCTCAGTACGTCTCCATCAAATTCCCCGCCATTCCTCGTTTCGGTTCGTCTCGGAGGGACTTCAAACTTCCGGCTATTTCAATGACTGCAAGTGAAGTCACCAATCACATTCCACCAGCTCCCATTTTCCTTCCTCAAGGACCTTGGAAGCAG ATTCCCGGCGGAGTTACAGCTGCAGAAGGATTCAAAGCTGCAGGTTTGTTCGGCGGTCTTCGCGCCAAAGGTGACAAGCCAGATCTCGCACTTGTCACTTGTGATGTCGATGCCACTTCTGCTG GGGCATTTACCACGAATGTGGTAGCAGCTGCACCAGTGTTATACTGCAAAACAGTATTAAACACTTCAAAAACG GCACGGGCAGTTTTGATAAACGCTGGTCAAGCCAATGCAGCGACG GGTGATGCAGGTTACCAAGATGTAATAGAGTCCGTCAGCAGCCTTGCTAAG CTACTTCAAATGAAGCCTGAGGAAGTGCTGATTGAATCCACTGGAGTGATTGGCCAAAGGATAAAAAAG GCAGCACTTCTAAAATCTCTTCCAAAACTGGTTAATTCACTATCAGCATCAACTGAGGG GGCAGATGCTGCAGCAGTGGCAATCACAACAACCGACCTCGTTAGCAAGAGTGTGGCAATTCAGTCTCAG GTTGGAGGGACAGATATAAGAATTGGGGGAATGGCAAAAGGTTCCGGGATGATCCACCCCAATATGGCTACCATGCTTGGA GTAATAACAACTGATGCAATGGTTAGCAGTGATGTTTGGAGAAAAATGGTTCAAGTTGCTGTCAACCGAAGCTTCAACCAAATAACA GTAGATGGAGATACGAGTACCAATGATACTGTCATTGCGTTAGCTAGTGGATTATCTGGATCAACCAAGATATCTTCCTACAACAGTAATCAAGCAGTACAACTTCAAGCAGGCCTTGATGTG GTAATGCAAGGTCTTGCCAAATCCATAGCTTGGGATGGAGAAGGAGCAACATGCCTAATTGAG GTAACGGTGACTGGTGCAGACAGTGAGCCTGAAGCAGCAAAAATAGCACGGTCGGTGGCATCTTCTTCGCTAGTAAAG GCTGCAGTATATGGCAGAGATCCAAACTGGGGGCGCATCGCTGCTGCTGCAGGCTATGCAGGAATATCTTTTGACCAAACCAAGCTCCGAGTATTGCTAGGGGATATTCTGCTCATGGATGGTGGGGAACCACAATTATTTGACAG GCGTGCAGCCAGTGACTACCTCAAGAAGGCTGGTGAGATTCATGGCACAGTCGTAATCAATGTATCTGTGG GTGATGGTCCGGGACGAGGTCAAGCATGGGGCTGTGATTTAAGTTATGATTATGTTAAAATTAATGCCGAGTACACAACATAA
- the LOC18773003 gene encoding uncharacterized protein LOC18773003 → MDISSPCGKSVLKNVDSFPGLQPSANQAQSPNSSLSDRLVSDLVNAVDESLNIKDVEEESLNIKDFVEESLNLKDVGKEYVGIKDVGEVEHASSNEEIISGVEKRKPCDGPKAQQGKITQNCLNKCVTFPNANGVLPRNASSDMAEEEPETAMQTPAPSKLLSAMKGSREKEGLSPGKLTVTWAPDVYDPPTTSMSHTVTGKKQQKSKNKKNWKRDGKKGQKGSSSRGKEKKQYRKGGASERSHRYLDSRETLVGTNNDFGDLVVGSPDQHSYCGSSFLKNSLTSMHYPVAEAL, encoded by the exons ATGGACATAAGCTCTCCGTGTGGTAAGTCGGTGTTGAAAAATGTAGACAGCTTCCCAGGTTTGCAGCCCTCTGCGAACCAAGCACAAAGTCCTAATAGTTCGCTTTCAGATCGTTTGGTAAGTGACCTTGTAAATGCTGTTGACGAGTCCTTGAATATCAAAGATGTTGAAGAAGAGTCCTTGAATATCAAAGATTTTGTTGAAGAGTCGTTGAATCTCAAAGATGTTGGGAAAGAGTACGTTGGTATCAAAGATGTTGGAGAAGTGGAACATGCTTCTTCCAATGAGGAAATTATTAGCGGCgtggagaaaagaaaaccatgcGACGGTCCTAAAGCACAACAGGGAAAAATCACTCAGAATTGCTTGAATAAGTGTGTAACCTTTCCTAATGCTAATGGGGTGCTGCCTCGTAATGCCTCCTCGGATATGGCAGAGGAGGAACCCGAAACAGCCATGCAGACGCCT GCTCCTTCGAAGCTACTTTCTGCAATGAAAGGCAGCCGGGAGAAAGAGGGGTTATCACCCGGGAAACTTACTGTCACTTGGGCCCCTGATGTGTATGATCCGCCTACTACATCGATGTCGCACACAGTTACAGGCAAGAAACAGCAGAAgtcaaagaacaagaaaaattggaagagagaTGGAAAGAAGGGGCAAAAGGGCAGCTCTTCTCgaggaaaagagaagaagcaatATCGCAAAGGTGGGGCTTCCGAGAGGTCTCACAGATATCTGGATTCCCGTGAAACATTGGTTGGCACAaacaatgattttggtgaCCTTGTGGTTGGCAGCCCAGACCAACATTCTTATTGTGGGAGCTCCTTCTTGAAAAATTCGCTCACAAGCATGCATTACCCAGTAGCAGAAGCCCTGTGA